The segment AATGTATTTAACTTTGTAGATCGTAGAGCTAAAGAGGTTATGGTACCGCGTCAAGATGTGGACTGTATTTTCGTTGAAGACGGTTACGATGAAGCGATGAAATTTATTCGCTCTAAGGCTCATACACGTTACCCTCTATGTGTGGAGGATAAGGATCATATCATTGGCCTAGTTCATATTAAGGACCTCATGGAACGTCCTAACCAAGCGCGCAAGGATTTGCGTAATGTAAAACGTGATATCTTAACTGTGCCAGAGGTAATGAAGTTATCCACACTGCTACAATACATGAGAACTCGTCGTATCTATCAAGCTATTGTTGTAGATGAGTACGGTGGTATGGTTGGTCTCGTAGGCCTTGAAGATATTATCGAAGAGCTCGTTGGGGATATTCAAGACGAACATGAACCACACTTACCAGCTAAAATTGCTTATGCAGATGGATCCTTCGAATTTGATGGTAAAGTCCTCGTAGACGAAGTAGAGGAAATGATGGACGTTGAAATCGACGATTCCGATTCTGATACAATTGGGGGCTATGTATTTGGTCTTTTAGAACGGACACCAATCGTTGGTGATACTGTGGATGCATTGGGATATACCTTTGAAGTAACACAAATGCAAGGCTATCGCGTATCCCGTATTAAAGTAACACCTTTACCTGAAGAGGAAACAACGGAAGAAGAACATGAAGAAGCTTAATGGTGGTTTTAACACACCTGCCATCGTTATTAGTCGAAAAAAATATAAGCTATACTCTGTATTTACTTTTATCACACCCAGCTTAGGACTCATTCGTGCATCTATACCGCATAAGCGTATGATGACCATGCGTAACAGTTCCTATTTACGTCCCTTTAGTGCCATGTATATAACGGTCGTACCTGATGGTGAATATGTAAATGTTACACAAATTGATGGTTCCTATGTGGTAGAATCATTAGATGTTAATTTAGATAATATTGCTTATGCTGCAGTGGCCAGTGAGCTCATTCAAGAACTTTTTGCTATGTATGATGTAGATCGCAAGGTGTTTGATACCGTTGTAAACTATTCCAAGCAAATACGGCGCCGCAATGTACAGCTAGGAACGATAATGCTAGGATGGCAATTACTATCCCTCGCAGGTGTTGTGCCTAGTGCTAATGCTTTTTCACATCAAGATGGTATCGATCCATTCTGGATACAGGTGAAAGAAACGACAAATCTAAGTATTTCTCGTTCTGTAAAAGCTGGATTACCTCAAATTCTCGCTTACCAGTGGGGCGAAGACACGCCTATAGAACTTCCTAAAACAATTTGGAAGGATCTTGAAAAACTACTATTTGCATACTGCGAGCAAGAAATCGGTAAACCATTACAAAGCGTTAAGTTTTTAAATTCCATAATTTAATGATAGTAAAAGGCAGTTTGAGAAATCAAACTGCCTTTTGTTGATTCCAGCATGTATGTCTGAATGGGCCATTTATTATGATGAACAAGATCAAAGGTTTCATAAAGTGAAACCATCAATGATAGAAAATATTATCATTAAGGTAATTGATGCTGAAAAGGGTATTTATATGATTGAAAAAAGATAATCCAAATAGACATTTGTACATCTGTAGTTGACACTTTTAATAACAATTATTTATAATATAACAATATTATATTATATGTTTTTATAGGAGGTCATTATGCAGCTTTTGGGAAATCTCAAAATACATTTTCTAGCGCTCGTACTAACTGTAGTTGCTGAATTTATAGGCATAAAAAAACTAGGTCCCGTTGTATTATTGCCATTATTGTACACATTGGTTCTAGGTTTATTAATTTCTATTCCTAAGTTTAAAATTCTTACTATTAAACAGATGGAAAAATCTGCAGATTATATCGGTATTGCCGTTATGATCTTGATGGTAAAAGTAGGTTTAGGTATCGGTCCAAATCTTGGTATTCTTACAAGTGCAGGCTGGGCATTATTACTACAAGAGCTTGGGCATTTCTTTGGTACGATTGTATTCGGTTTACCAGTAGCTTTATTAGTAGGTATGCGTCGAGAAGCAGTAGGTGCTTGTTACTCCGTAGACCGTGAGCCGAACGTAGCAATTATTATCGACAAATTTGGCTTTAGCTCTCCTGAGGGCCGTGGTGTTATGGGCATGTACATCTGTGGCGTTCTTATCGGTGCTATGTGGTCCTCCGTATTGGCTGGTATGTTGGCACAATCTGGATGGTTCCACCCATTGGC is part of the Veillonella nakazawae genome and harbors:
- a CDS encoding DUF3100 domain-containing protein; its protein translation is MQLLGNLKIHFLALVLTVVAEFIGIKKLGPVVLLPLLYTLVLGLLISIPKFKILTIKQMEKSADYIGIAVMILMVKVGLGIGPNLGILTSAGWALLLQELGHFFGTIVFGLPVALLVGMRREAVGACYSVDREPNVAIIIDKFGFSSPEGRGVMGMYICGVLIGAMWSSVLAGMLAQSGWFHPLALAMGAGVGSASMMAAATAPIIAVYPDYEQQIMALAGAANLLTTVLGVYFGLFVSLPVMEKTYNFFTGRTREQDLAEEAANHE
- a CDS encoding hemolysin family protein produces the protein MDSVDGLLPIGFGLVCIFLINFFVVAKFSFARLRKEHVEDMDILLEKDREFLLKLYQNPEYFLNTTQFLILFFILALAGTGTFVFDNTVDQLVAVFNVHSTWMHFVLDILLLLLISLIVLIFGEIVPKALGLSFPTKYVNTYSRIVVAAGRLVYPFIWIASKISTVILGFYKTKYLTELDLVYSEEEIRMMISRSHEEGQLDQVESELIDNVFNFVDRRAKEVMVPRQDVDCIFVEDGYDEAMKFIRSKAHTRYPLCVEDKDHIIGLVHIKDLMERPNQARKDLRNVKRDILTVPEVMKLSTLLQYMRTRRIYQAIVVDEYGGMVGLVGLEDIIEELVGDIQDEHEPHLPAKIAYADGSFEFDGKVLVDEVEEMMDVEIDDSDSDTIGGYVFGLLERTPIVGDTVDALGYTFEVTQMQGYRVSRIKVTPLPEEETTEEEHEEA
- the recO gene encoding DNA repair protein RecO, giving the protein MKKLNGGFNTPAIVISRKKYKLYSVFTFITPSLGLIRASIPHKRMMTMRNSSYLRPFSAMYITVVPDGEYVNVTQIDGSYVVESLDVNLDNIAYAAVASELIQELFAMYDVDRKVFDTVVNYSKQIRRRNVQLGTIMLGWQLLSLAGVVPSANAFSHQDGIDPFWIQVKETTNLSISRSVKAGLPQILAYQWGEDTPIELPKTIWKDLEKLLFAYCEQEIGKPLQSVKFLNSII